The genomic stretch GGCAGCCCGGGTCACCGTCCCTGGCCAGCCGTACGACGCCCTCCATGGTGAGGTCGGGGCCGTGGCTGGGCTGCAGCAGCGGGAGCACATAGCGTGCGGCCGCAAACGTCTCCAGGCAGCCGCGGTTCCCACAACGGCAGACCGGGCCGGATTCGTCGAGTGTAATATGTCCGATTTCTCCGGCTGTGCCGCCCGGGCCGCGGTAGATCTTCCCGTCGATCACCAGACCGGCGCCGACACCGCTCGCGACCTTGATGTACGCGAGGTCCCGGACGCCCTTGCCGCTGCCCCAGACCAGCTCGCCGAGGGCGCCGAGGTTGGCGTCGTTGTCCACGTGCACGGGCACGCCGAGCCGCTCGCGCAGCTCTTCGGCGGGCTTGGTGCCGGTCCAGCCCGGCAGGATGGCGGTGGACCCCAGCGTCCCCGACTCCACGTCGATCGGACCCGGTACGCCGAGGCCCACGCCGGCCACCTTGGAGGGGTTCACCCCGGTGGCCGCGATCAGGCGGCTGACCAGCTGCTCCGCCCTGTCGAAGCCCTGCGCGGCGGAGGCGTCGACGTCCAGCGGCTCGGACTCCTCGGCCAGCACCTGATGGGCGAGGTTCCCGATCGCGACGCGCATGTGGGTGTGCCCGAAGTCGACGCCGATCACAATGCCGGCGTCGCCGCTGAGGCTGACGCTGCGGGCCCGCCGCCCGCCCGCCGAGGTGGGCGTGACCTCGACGGTTCCGCCGTCCTTCAGCTCCCGCACGATGTTGGAGACGGTCGCGGCGGACAGACCGGTCGTCCGCGCGATCTCCGCCTGCGTGAGGGACCCGGCCAAGCGTACGGCCCGTACGACCCGCTCCAGGTTGGCTCGGTGCAGCGACGACTGCGACCCTGGAGTCTCCACGACGACCTCCTGAGCGCGAGGCCGCTTCGGCGAGGCCCCGCGTATGTCCAACTAGTGAACTCTAAGCTGAGCCGTTCGGGGCTGCTTACGTCAAGAGGTTGAACCGTTTCCGGGTCCCGGGAAACACGCGCACACGCCGCCCCCAGCGAGGAAGCGGCGTGCGTACGGACGAACGCGGGGCGTCACCCCACCTGGCTCGCAGTGCCGTTTCAGCGCCCCCGCGGCCCTATTTCAGCGCCCCCGCGGTCAGGCCCTGGACGACCTGGCGCTGGAAGACGATGTACGCCCCGAGCACCGGCAGCATGGCCATCACCAGGCCGGCGAAGAGGCCGGACCAGTCCCCCTTGTAGCCCTGGCTGACCGCGAGCTGGACCAGGCCCTGGGTGAGCACCTTCTTGTCGGGGTCGGTGTTGAGGACCGTGGGCAGCATGTACTGGTTCCACTGGCCCAGGAAGTTGAAGATGCCCACGCTGATCAGGCCCGGTTTGGCCATCGGGAGCATGATCTGGAAGAACGTACGCGTGTGCGAAGCGCCGTCCACGAAGGCCGCCTCCGCCACCGAGGTGGGCAGGGTGCGGAAGAAGGCCGTGAGGAAGAAGACCGTGAACGGCAGCGAGTACGCGATGTAGACCAGGATCAGGCCATGGATCGTGTTCAGCATGCCCATGTTGTTCACTACATAGAACAGCGGAACCAGCGCGAGCATGATCGGGAAGCTCATGCCGCCGACGAACAGGTAGTAGATGAAGCGGTTGCCCGGGAAGTCGAACCGGGCGAGGACATAGGCCGCCATGGAGCCGAGCACCAGGGTGCCGATGAGCGAGCCGCCGACCACCAGGACGGTGTTGAGGAAGTAGTCGCTCATGTTGGCCTGGGTCCAGGCCCGCGACCAGTTGTCGAAGTGCAGCTTGTCCGGCAGCGACCAGGGCGAGCCGAAGATCGAGCTGTCCGACTTGAAGGACGTCATCACCGCCCACAGCAGCGGCGTGACCACCATGATCGCCCAGATGATCAGCACGCCGTGTGAGAAGACGTTGAGGACGCCGCCTTCCTTCTTCCGCCGGTCGGGCTTCGGGGCGAGTGCGTCGGTCTTGGAGACGCCGGCGCCGGACTCGGCCGGCCGCGGTGCGGGGGTCTCGGTCGTCTTCATCGGTTCCATCGGTTCAGAACTCCAGCCGCTCGCGACGGCCCAGCCGCATCACGATCGCCGCGAAGGCGAGGGTGACGACGAGCAGGGCGACGCCGATGGTGGTGGCGTAGGCGGCCTGACCGTCCCGGAACGCCTTCTGGTACACGTACAGGACCATCACCGTGGTCGAGTAGTCGGGCCCGCCCGGCCCGGTCGTCATGATCTGTACGACCGCGAACGACTCGGCGCCGAGCGCGAGGATGCCCATGTAGACCCAGCCGGACTGCACGGTGTCCCACAGCAGCGGCAGGGTGATGCGGAAGAAGGTGGTGGCCCGGCCCGCGCCGTCGAGCAGCGCCGACTCGTACAGCTCCGTCGGGATGGAGGCCATGCCCGCCGAGAACAGGACCACGAAGAAGCCGGTCGTGGACCACACCAGCACCGCCATCACACACCACAGCGCGAGGCTCGGGTCACCCAGCCACAGCGGCTGGACGTGGTCGAGGCCGATCCCGCGCAGCAGGGAGTTGATCGCGCCGCTGTCCGGGTTGTACGCGAAGGCGAACAGCAGCGAGACGATCGCGATGGACAGTACCTGCGGGAAGAAATACACGATCTTGTAGAAGGACGAGCCCCGGACCCCGGAGATCACGGGGCCGCCCTTCCTCCGGCGCCCGCCCACATTGATCATGAAGGCGAAGAACAGCGCCAGACTGATCGTCACCAGCGGGAGCACCAGGGCGAACAGCAGACTGTGCTGCAACGACTTCCAGAAGACGTCGTCGTGGAGCATCCTCGTGTAGTTGTCGAAGCCGACCATCTTGAAATCGGGGCTCAGGCCGGTCCAGTCCGTGAACGAGTAATAGATGGACTGGATGAACGGCCACACCACGAAGAGCGCGTACAGTCCCAGGGGCACCGCCAGAAACCCCACGATGAACCGGTACTTGCCGTGCTGCATCGCCACTCCGGTGCGTTGAGAGGGTGCTGGTTACTGGTGCTTGTAGTGCTTGATCGAGGAGTCCTTGGCCGCCTCGTCGGCGAATCCCTGGATCTTCTTGATGGCCTCGGCCGGGGTGAGCCGGCCGGCCATCATCTCGCCGAGACCGGCCACCCCGATCTTCTCCTTCTGCAGCTGCACGTACCAGTCCTGCAGCCGCGGATTCACCACGTTGGATCCGGCCAGCTTCAGCGCCGCCACACCGGAGTTCAGCCCCGGGGTGAGGGTGATGCCGGTGGTGCCGCCGTTGTAGGCGGTCAGCGACTTCACCTTGGCGGTGAAGTTCTTGGAGGACGCCTCGGAGAGCATGATGCGCAGCTGCTCCATGCCGCCCTCGGCGTTCGCGGCCTTGGCCGGGACGATGAACGGCTCACCGCCGGAGGCCCAGATGGTGCCGAAGGGCAGCTTGTCGTTGCTGTCGATGCCGGACGGCGCCGACACGGCCAGGTTGAAGTCCTTCGGGATGACGTTGGCCGACTCGTTCTCCACCCAGGAGCCGTTCGGAATGAACAGCGCCTCGCCCTTGGCCCAGGCGGTCTGCGACTGGATGTGGTCGAGGCCGGGGGTGCCCTTGAGGATGTAGCCCTTCTTGTACAGCTCGTAGTACGCCTCGAAGCAGGCCTTGACGGCCGGGTGCTTCCAGGCGTTCGGCTCCAGGTTGTCGATGGCGTCGAGCACCTCGCGCCCGCCGACCTTGCCGATCATCGGGTAGAGCGAGAAGGGGAGGTAGTACGGGTACTTGCCCGCGTACGTCCAGCCCGCCATGCCCTTCTTCTTGGCCTTCTCGCACACCTGGAGCATCTCGTCCCAGGTCTTCGGGTACTCCGCGCCGAGCGAGTCCAGGGCCTTCTGCGAGTACCAGACGCCGTACACCGTGTAGGCGTAGTACATGATCCAGACCGGGTTGCCGTCGAACTGGCCCATCTCCACGATGCCGGGGCGCAGGGTGTCGCGGACCTTCTTGTTCGGGTCGTCGTACGACGGTGCGTCCAGCAGCGGGGTGAGGTCGGACAGCTGGTTCTTGCCGACCAGGACGCCCATGTCCATCTGCTCGGCGCCGGAGTTGTCGATGAGGTCCGGCGGGTTGCCCTGGTTGAAGCGGGGCTGGAGGGTGGACTGGATCTTCTGGGTGGCGGAGAACTTCACGTGGGCCTTGGGGAAGTCCTTCTCATAGATCTTCACCGCGTCCTGGGCGTACTCCTGGCCGAAGCCTCCGTCGAAGAGGACGAATTCCATCTGGGCGGTCTCGTTGACCCCGAGCGGGTTCTTGGCGGTCTTCTTCCCCGCCTTGTCCTTGGTCTGCCCGCCCCCGCCGCTGCTCGCACAGGCGGACAGCAGGCTCATGCCCGGGGCCGCGACCAGGCTCAGTGCGGCGGACCGCTTGATCAGATCACGACGGCCGACGCCTTCGGCACCGTGGTTCGAGGTGGATCCCATGCTCAAGTCCTCGCCTTCTCCAGGACTCAGGCGGTGAACCGGATCCTCCCCGGCACCGCGGTCGGGTAGTGCTGGGTCGTGCAGGGGTAGTGCTGGGTCGTGCAGAAGTCGTGCTGGAAGTGCCGACAGGTATAGTCCACTTTCGGTCGCCTGAGCAAGATCGAATGCAGGGTTGGCGATGGGTCTTTTCCGAGTTGAGACCTCGGGGACATATGAGCCCCCTGTGGGTCGCCTGGCACAAATATTCGCGACATATGTCCCTGAATGCCACACCCAACACCCTTGACATCACGGGCCACTTGACGCCCTACTGGTTCCTGCGCCTCGTAGTTGACAACGTTGTCCGGAGGGGGCGCAGGAGGGGAATCCGTAGATGCAGCGGAGAACTCGGCACAGATGGGGTCCGGCGGTCGTCCTCACGGCCGCCTTTGTCATGGCCGCCGGAGCACAGGGCGCGGCGGTCGCCCTGCCCGCCAAGGCTCCGGCCGCCGGCCGGGAGTTCGCATCCTCGTTCGAGACCGGCGATCCGGCACCCGACTGGCTGAACACCGTCGACACCGGGCCGGACGGCAAGAAGCGCGCCTCGGGGGTCGACGGCGGCTACAGCACCGGCATTCCGGGCAATGTGACCGACCATGTCACCGATGTCCGGGCGAGCGGCGAGAACACGGGCGCCGGCGAGGTGAAGGAGAACCTGGTCGACGGCGAGCCCGGCACCAAATGGCTGACCTTCGCGCCCACCGGCTGGGTGGAGTTCGACCTCGACCAGCCCATCAAGCTGCAGACATACGCGCTCACCTCGGCCAACGACTACGCCGAGCGCGACCCGAGGGACTGGACGCTGCTCGGCTCCACCGACGGCAAGGACTGGAAGACGGTCGACACCCGCTCGGGGGAAAGCTTCGACCAGCGCTTCCAGACCAAGTCCTACGACCTGGCCGAGCCGGCCGCGTACCAGCACTTCCGGCTGGAGATCACGAAGAACAACGGCGCCTCCGGCATCCTGCAGCTCGCCGATGTGCAGTTCTCCACCGGCGGCGGGGGCGGCCCGGTGCCGCAGGACATGCTGACGCTGGTCGACAAGGGCCCGACCGCCTCGCCGACAGCCAAGGCACGAGCCGGGTTCACCGGAACGAGGGCACTGCGCTACGCCGGACGGCACACGGCGGGCGGCCGGGCCTACTCGTACAACAAGGTCTTCGACGTGAACGTGAAGGTCGGCGGCGACACCCAGCTGTCGTACCGCGTCTTCCCGTCGATGGCCGACGGCGACCGGGACTACGACGCCACGAACGTCTCCCTCGACCTGGCCTTCACCGACGGCACCTACCTGAGCGATCTGGGCGCGCTGGACCAGCACGGATTCCCGCTGTCGCCGCGCGGCCAGGGCGCCTCCAAGTCGCTGTACGTCAACCAGTGGAACAACGTGGTCTCGCGGATCGGCTCGGTGGCGGCCGGCAAGACGGTCGACCGGATCCTGGTGGCGTACGACTCCCCCGACGGGCCGGCGAAGTTCCGGGGCTGGATCGACGACGTGGCTCTCAAGCCCGTACCCCCCGAGAAGCCGCAGGCGCATCTGTCGGACTACGCGCTGACCACACGCGGCACCAACTCCAGCGGCAGCTTCTCGCGCGGCAACAACTTCCCGGCGACGGCCCTTCCGCACGGTTTCAACTTCTGGACGCCGGTGACCAACGCGTCCTCGCTGAGCTGGCTGTACGAGTACGCGCGGGCGAACAACGACGACAACCTGCCGACGATCCAGGCGTTCAGCGCGAGCCATGAGCCGAGCCCGTGGATGGGCGACCGGCAGACCTTCCAGGTGATGCCGTCGGCCGCGGCCGGCACCCCGGACACCGGCCCCGAGGCACGGCAGCTGGCGTTCCGGCACGAGAACGAGACCGCGCGGCCGTACTACTACGGGGTCCGGTTCGAGAACGGTCTCAAGGCCGAGATGACCCCGACCGACCATGCGGCGATGCTGCGCTTCACCTACCCCGGCGACGACGCGAGCGTGCTCTTCGACAACATCACCGAGCAGGCGGGGCTGACCCTGGACCAGGAGAACGGGACCGTCACCGGCTTCTCGGACGTGAAGTCGGGCCTGTCGACCGGCGCGACCCGGCTGTTCGTGTACGGCGAGTTCGACAAGCCGGTGACCGACGGCGGATCCAGCGGGGTCAAGGGCTATCTGCGGTTCGACGCGGGCGCGGACCACACCGTCACACTGCGCCTGGCGACCTCGCTGATCAGCGTCGACCAGGCGAAGGACAACCTGCGCCAGGAGATCCCGGACGGCGCCTCCTTCGAGACGGTGAAGTCCCAGGCGCAGCGCACCTGGGACAAGCTGCTCGGCAAGGTCGAGGTGGAGGGCGCGACCCCGGACCAGCTGACCACGCTGTACTCCAGCATGTACCGGCTGTACCTGTACCCGAACTCGGGCTTCGAGAAGGTCGGGGACACCTATCAGTACGCCTCCCCGTTCTCTCCGATGCAGAGCCAGGACACGCCGACGCATACCGGCGCGAAGATCGTCGACGGCAAGGTGTACGTCAACAACGGCTTCTGGGACACCTACCGGACCACGTGGCCGGCGTACACCTTTCTGACGCCCTCTCAAGCGGGCGAGATGGCCGACGGGTTCGTGCAGCAGTACAAGGACGGCGGCTGGACCTCCCGCTGGTCCTCGCCCGGTTACGCCGACCTGATGACCGGCACCTCCTCGGACGTGGCGTTCGCCGACGCCTACGTCAAGGGCGTCACGTTCGATGCGAAGGCGGCGTACCAGGCGGCGCTGAAGAACGCGACCGTCGTCCCGCCGATGTCGGGCGTGGGCCGTAAGGGCATGACCACCTCGCCGTTCCTCGGCTACACCAGCACCGCCACCACCGAGGGTCTGTCCTGGGCGATGGAGGGCTACGTCAACGACTACGGCATCGCGCGGATGGGTGAGGCCCTGTACAAGAAGACGGGCGACCAGCACTACAAGGACGAGTCCGAGTACTTCCTCAACCGCGCCCGGGAC from Streptomyces roseochromogenus subsp. oscitans DS 12.976 encodes the following:
- a CDS encoding carbohydrate ABC transporter permease, giving the protein MKTTETPAPRPAESGAGVSKTDALAPKPDRRKKEGGVLNVFSHGVLIIWAIMVVTPLLWAVMTSFKSDSSIFGSPWSLPDKLHFDNWSRAWTQANMSDYFLNTVLVVGGSLIGTLVLGSMAAYVLARFDFPGNRFIYYLFVGGMSFPIMLALVPLFYVVNNMGMLNTIHGLILVYIAYSLPFTVFFLTAFFRTLPTSVAEAAFVDGASHTRTFFQIMLPMAKPGLISVGIFNFLGQWNQYMLPTVLNTDPDKKVLTQGLVQLAVSQGYKGDWSGLFAGLVMAMLPVLGAYIVFQRQVVQGLTAGALK
- a CDS encoding ROK family transcriptional regulator; amino-acid sequence: METPGSQSSLHRANLERVVRAVRLAGSLTQAEIARTTGLSAATVSNIVRELKDGGTVEVTPTSAGGRRARSVSLSGDAGIVIGVDFGHTHMRVAIGNLAHQVLAEESEPLDVDASAAQGFDRAEQLVSRLIAATGVNPSKVAGVGLGVPGPIDVESGTLGSTAILPGWTGTKPAEELRERLGVPVHVDNDANLGALGELVWGSGKGVRDLAYIKVASGVGAGLVIDGKIYRGPGGTAGEIGHITLDESGPVCRCGNRGCLETFAAARYVLPLLQPSHGPDLTMEGVVRLARDGDPGCRRVIADVGRHIGSGVANLCNLLNPSRVVLGGDLAEAGELVLGPIRESVGRYAIPSAARQLSVLPGALGGRAEVLGALALALSEMGDSTLLDGSLAVAAPAFT
- a CDS encoding carbohydrate ABC transporter permease, encoding MQHGKYRFIVGFLAVPLGLYALFVVWPFIQSIYYSFTDWTGLSPDFKMVGFDNYTRMLHDDVFWKSLQHSLLFALVLPLVTISLALFFAFMINVGGRRRKGGPVISGVRGSSFYKIVYFFPQVLSIAIVSLLFAFAYNPDSGAINSLLRGIGLDHVQPLWLGDPSLALWCVMAVLVWSTTGFFVVLFSAGMASIPTELYESALLDGAGRATTFFRITLPLLWDTVQSGWVYMGILALGAESFAVVQIMTTGPGGPDYSTTVMVLYVYQKAFRDGQAAYATTIGVALLVVTLAFAAIVMRLGRRERLEF
- a CDS encoding GH92 family glycosyl hydrolase, which encodes MQRRTRHRWGPAVVLTAAFVMAAGAQGAAVALPAKAPAAGREFASSFETGDPAPDWLNTVDTGPDGKKRASGVDGGYSTGIPGNVTDHVTDVRASGENTGAGEVKENLVDGEPGTKWLTFAPTGWVEFDLDQPIKLQTYALTSANDYAERDPRDWTLLGSTDGKDWKTVDTRSGESFDQRFQTKSYDLAEPAAYQHFRLEITKNNGASGILQLADVQFSTGGGGGPVPQDMLTLVDKGPTASPTAKARAGFTGTRALRYAGRHTAGGRAYSYNKVFDVNVKVGGDTQLSYRVFPSMADGDRDYDATNVSLDLAFTDGTYLSDLGALDQHGFPLSPRGQGASKSLYVNQWNNVVSRIGSVAAGKTVDRILVAYDSPDGPAKFRGWIDDVALKPVPPEKPQAHLSDYALTTRGTNSSGSFSRGNNFPATALPHGFNFWTPVTNASSLSWLYEYARANNDDNLPTIQAFSASHEPSPWMGDRQTFQVMPSAAAGTPDTGPEARQLAFRHENETARPYYYGVRFENGLKAEMTPTDHAAMLRFTYPGDDASVLFDNITEQAGLTLDQENGTVTGFSDVKSGLSTGATRLFVYGEFDKPVTDGGSSGVKGYLRFDAGADHTVTLRLATSLISVDQAKDNLRQEIPDGASFETVKSQAQRTWDKLLGKVEVEGATPDQLTTLYSSMYRLYLYPNSGFEKVGDTYQYASPFSPMQSQDTPTHTGAKIVDGKVYVNNGFWDTYRTTWPAYTFLTPSQAGEMADGFVQQYKDGGWTSRWSSPGYADLMTGTSSDVAFADAYVKGVTFDAKAAYQAALKNATVVPPMSGVGRKGMTTSPFLGYTSTATTEGLSWAMEGYVNDYGIARMGEALYKKTGDQHYKDESEYFLNRARDYVNLFDSKAGFFQGRDGNGKWRLDSSKYDPRVWGYDYTETNGWGDAFTVPQDSRGLANLYGGRQGLADKLDAFFSTPETASPEFVGSYGGVIHEMTEARDVRMGMLGQSNQPAHHIPYMYDAAGEPWKTQAKVREILSRLYAGSEIGQGYHGDEDNGEQSGWYLFSALGFYPLVMGSGDYSIGSPLFKKVTVHLENGRDLVVKAPRNSARNVYIQGVTFNGRPWNSTSLPHSLLAKGGVLEFAMGAEPSTWGTGKDAAPVSITQDDKVPAPRSDVLKGDGPLFDNTSATDATVTSVDLPVDHSVTPVQYTLTSSADHTKAPTGWTLQGSTDGTTWQTLDHRSGESFPWDHQTRAFTIATPGTYSKYRLVLDGESTLAEVELLA
- the ngcE gene encoding N-acetylglucosamine/diacetylchitobiose ABC transporter substrate-binding protein, coding for MGSTSNHGAEGVGRRDLIKRSAALSLVAAPGMSLLSACASSGGGGQTKDKAGKKTAKNPLGVNETAQMEFVLFDGGFGQEYAQDAVKIYEKDFPKAHVKFSATQKIQSTLQPRFNQGNPPDLIDNSGAEQMDMGVLVGKNQLSDLTPLLDAPSYDDPNKKVRDTLRPGIVEMGQFDGNPVWIMYYAYTVYGVWYSQKALDSLGAEYPKTWDEMLQVCEKAKKKGMAGWTYAGKYPYYLPFSLYPMIGKVGGREVLDAIDNLEPNAWKHPAVKACFEAYYELYKKGYILKGTPGLDHIQSQTAWAKGEALFIPNGSWVENESANVIPKDFNLAVSAPSGIDSNDKLPFGTIWASGGEPFIVPAKAANAEGGMEQLRIMLSEASSKNFTAKVKSLTAYNGGTTGITLTPGLNSGVAALKLAGSNVVNPRLQDWYVQLQKEKIGVAGLGEMMAGRLTPAEAIKKIQGFADEAAKDSSIKHYKHQ